The DNA region CGTCGTGGTCGCCGAGGCCGGCCGGTTCCAGGAAGCCGCCTTCGAGCTGTCGATCACCCAGCAGGCGGTCTCCAAACGCATTGCGGCGCTGGAGAAATACCTGGGCGTGCGCCTGTTCGCCCGCACCGCGCGCGGCGCCGAGCTCACCATCGACGGGCGGGCGTTCCTGCCGCACGCGCGAGAACTGCTGCGGGTCGCCGACCGCGCCGACGCCTCCGTGCGTCCCGGCCGGCGCGCGTTGCGCGTGGATGTGGTCAATCGGCGCGTGGTCATGGCGACGTTGATGCAGGACTTCCACCGTGCCCATCCCGACATCGCGCTCGATATCGTCACCCTCGAGGGTGACGCCGACGCCGCGATCGCGGCGGTCGAGGCGGGCACGATCGACGCCACTTTCCATGCCGTCCCGGTCCGCCGGCAGCTGCCCGCCGCGGTCGCCGCCGCCCGGGTGCTCGACGAGCCGCACGAACTGCTCATCGGCCCCCGCCACCCGTTCGCCAATGCCCATGCGGTGACGCCCGCGCAGCTGGCCGGACATCGCATCTGGATGCCCGGCCTGCCCACGCACGGCGAGGTGGCCGACTACTTCGCCGAGCTCACCGCTACGTTCGGGTTCACCATCGACCGGCTGGGTCCGGTCTTCTCGAAGGAGGCGCTGCTCGAGGAGATCGCCGACTCCGCGAGCCTGGCGACGTTGGTCGGCGTGGGCACCCGGTACCTGTGGCCGGACAGCTACGACCTGCGCCGCATCCCCGTGCGTGATCCGGCGCTGGTCTATCCGCTGTCGATGATCTGGCGCACCGACAATCCGCACCCCGCGCTCACCGCCCTCCGCGACCATCTCGACGTGCGACGGACGATCTCGCCGGCCGGTGAGATCTGGCTGCCGACATGGGCGCAACGCATCCCCGGGGCCGCGGACTGACGCCCGCTAGGCTGCGCCAATGCGGACGGAGCGGGAGCAGCGGCTGATCGACACGGTGGCGTGGGTGCGGATCGAGGGCGGGAGGATCCTGTGCGCGCGGCCGAGCGGCAAGGACGACTTTTATATTCCGGGCGGCAAACGTGAAGGGGCGGAGACGGATCTGCAGACCCTCGTGCGCGAGATCCGCGAGGAGTTGACGGTCGAGATCGCCCCCGAGACGGTCGCGCACGTCGGCACCTACGAGGCGCTGATCCCCGAGGCGGTGGTGCGCATGGCCTGCTATACCGCCGACTACACCGGCACCATCGCGGTCAGCAGCGAGATCGAGGAGATCGCGTGGTTCAGCTACGCCGATCGACCGCACGTACCGCCCGTGGACCAGCTGCTATTCGACGATCTGCACGCCGACGGCCTGCTCTCGGCCCACTGACCGTTCCCGGCAACTAGAACATGTTGTTGACAGTGACCTATAGGTAGTCATCGAGAGACTGGTCCGAATGTAGAACATGTTCTAGTGTGGTGGGCACAACATTTCCAGTGCCGGAAAGTTCAGAGGAGCCCACCACACCATGCGTACCGAGATCTGCGATCGCCTCGGCATCGACGTACCCATCTTCGCTTTCACCCACTGCCGGGACGTGGCCGCCGCGGTCAGCAATGCGGGTGGTCTGGGCGTGCTCGGCGCGGTCGGCTTCACCGCGGAGCAGCTCGAGGTCGAGCTGCAGTGGCTCGACGAGCACGTGCAGGGCGTCTACGGCGTCGACCTGGTCATCCCCTCCAAGTACGAGGGCAAGGGCGTCGAGGGCCTGAGCCCCGAGGAGCTGGAAGCCCAGCTGGCCAAGCTGGTTCCGCAGGGCCACCGCGACTTCGCCGAGAAGATCCTCAACGACCACGGCGTGCCGCACCTGCCGCCGGAGGAGAAGCACAACCAGCTGCTGGGCTGGACCGCCACCACGGTCGCCCCGCAGATCGAGGTCATCCTCAACCACCCCAAGGCCAAGCTGGTCGCCAACGCGCTGGGCACCCCGCCCGATGACGTGATCAAGCAGATCCAGGACTCCGGCCGCCTGATCGGCGCGCTGTGCGGTTCGGTCAAGCATGCGCTCAACCACAAGAACGCCGGACTGGACTTCGTGGTCATGCAGGGCACCGAGGGCGGCGGCCACTGCGGCGAGATCGCCTCGGTGGTGCTGTGGCCGCAGGTCGTCGACGCGATCGGCGACATG from Nocardia tengchongensis includes:
- a CDS encoding LysR family transcriptional regulator, translated to MDLTGVRTFVVVAEAGRFQEAAFELSITQQAVSKRIAALEKYLGVRLFARTARGAELTIDGRAFLPHARELLRVADRADASVRPGRRALRVDVVNRRVVMATLMQDFHRAHPDIALDIVTLEGDADAAIAAVEAGTIDATFHAVPVRRQLPAAVAAARVLDEPHELLIGPRHPFANAHAVTPAQLAGHRIWMPGLPTHGEVADYFAELTATFGFTIDRLGPVFSKEALLEEIADSASLATLVGVGTRYLWPDSYDLRRIPVRDPALVYPLSMIWRTDNPHPALTALRDHLDVRRTISPAGEIWLPTWAQRIPGAAD
- a CDS encoding nitronate monooxygenase family protein gives rise to the protein MRTEICDRLGIDVPIFAFTHCRDVAAAVSNAGGLGVLGAVGFTAEQLEVELQWLDEHVQGVYGVDLVIPSKYEGKGVEGLSPEELEAQLAKLVPQGHRDFAEKILNDHGVPHLPPEEKHNQLLGWTATTVAPQIEVILNHPKAKLVANALGTPPDDVIKQIQDSGRLIGALCGSVKHALNHKNAGLDFVVMQGTEGGGHCGEIASVVLWPQVVDAIGDMPALAAGGIGNGRQVAAALAMGAAGAWTGSLWLTVEEANVPPAQMQTYIDASSSDTVRSRSWTGKPCRMLKNDWTEAWEAEDTPNPLGMPLQMMVALDGVKRGHRYPEQAKDVNFNPVGQVVGMMNKMERSADVVQRLIAEYLEACERLNKLNNA
- a CDS encoding NUDIX domain-containing protein, yielding MRTEREQRLIDTVAWVRIEGGRILCARPSGKDDFYIPGGKREGAETDLQTLVREIREELTVEIAPETVAHVGTYEALIPEAVVRMACYTADYTGTIAVSSEIEEIAWFSYADRPHVPPVDQLLFDDLHADGLLSAH